The DNA window GCCAGTGCTGGTATTGTCTTGGATCAAGCCACCCATGACGAGTGTGTTGCCACTCGGAATCATGACGCTGGTTTCAAGCGTCCGCGTGGCAAAGATTGGCACATCAAAGCCTTGGCCGCCCACGTTGAACTTTTGCACACTATCCAGTCGCATCACGCGCGGACTCACCTTCAGGTTGATGAAGTCGTTGGCGGAGATACGGGGAGTCACATCGAGGCGGACCGTCAAGTTGGAGTAGGCGATTTGCGACCCGCCAGTCGTGTTTGCGGTGCCCGCAGTGACATTGATGATTGGATATTCAGTGCCGACTTCAATGTGTGCGGTGTCGTTGTCCAATGTGACGGTCCTGGGAGACGAAAGGATTTTCGACTCCGTGTCATTGTTGAGGAAAGACAAGACCGCATTAACTCCGTCAGCATTCAAGAAGGCAGTGGCCGGGCTTCCCATCGTGCCAAGAATGACTTTCGAGTAATCAGACGCCAATGGAGCTTGCTCGGATGCGCTATTAACCGGTCCAAACTGGCGATTGTTGCCAAAGCTAACGTTCTGGCCTTTGAGTGTGCCGGACCAATCAATTCCCTTGACCGTGCTTGGATTCATTGACGTTTCCACCAAACGCGCTTCGATCAGGACCTGTTTTGTGCGCGTATCGAGGCGGGCAACGAGGTTCGTCACATCGTTCAATTCCTTCTCGGTGGAAACGACCACCAACTGGCTGGTGCGCGTGTCGGCGACCACTTTGCTGCGCTTGTCGGTGAAGGAGGCAGTGACGGCTGCGAGCACGTTGCTCGGGCTGGCGTATTGCAACTGAATCGTCTGGGTGACGAGCGGATCGGGCGCGGCCGGATCTTTCACCGTGACGCGGGTGATCTTGACTTTCGGATCATCCACGGCTTGCAAACCGTAGTTGCTCAGCAGGGCGTTGAAGGCCTGTTCGGCGGTGATGTTTTCCCAACGGATGGACACGGTCGGCTGCGGCGCGGCCTTGCCGTCCGGACCAACCTGGCCATAAGCCACTTTGGGATCGATCATCAAATTGATGCCCGCCTGGCGCGCGAGATTGCGGATCGCATCGAGCAGGGGAGTGTCGTCGATGACAATGAGCGGAATGACGCCTGACGATCCGCCGGTCGGGGCGGCGGCGGCCTCCGTGGCAGCCGGAGCGGCTGCGGTGGCCGGGGCGGCGGTTTCGGCAGCCGGGGCCGGCGTTGCTTCGGCGACGACGGGTGCCGGGCTCGCGGCGGGTTGTTCCGCCGGGGCGGCTGCTGGAGTTTCCGCCGGGGCCGGTGTCGCCGGCTCGGCGGACTGTTGTGCGTGAGTCATCATGGCGGTGGCCACCAGGACGCCCAGGGTGGTTAGGATCAGTTTCGGTTTCATGCGGTTGTTGTTGTTCAGGGCCATCGCCCGTTTGTTAATTTGTTTTCGGCCAATACGAGGGAATTTTAGCAGCCCGGGTGCCAAGCACGGTTTCGGGCCGGTTTTGCCGCTTTGCCATCCAAGTTGCGCACAGTTGTGTGGCTGATTGTCCGTGCTTGGGACATGCCTTGGTGGGCACGGGCGGCGGTGTATGTCAAAGTCCGGGACGCAGCTTGAGTTCCTGCTGTTTGCCGTCCACATCGACGA is part of the Verrucomicrobiia bacterium genome and encodes:
- a CDS encoding secretin N-terminal domain-containing protein: MWTANSRNSSCVPDFDIHRRPCPPRHVPSTDNQPHNCAQLGWQSGKTGPKPCLAPGLLKFPRIGRKQINKRAMALNNNNRMKPKLILTTLGVLVATAMMTHAQQSAEPATPAPAETPAAAPAEQPAASPAPVVAEATPAPAAETAAPATAAAPAATEAAAAPTGGSSGVIPLIVIDDTPLLDAIRNLARQAGINLMIDPKVAYGQVGPDGKAAPQPTVSIRWENITAEQAFNALLSNYGLQAVDDPKVKITRVTVKDPAAPDPLVTQTIQLQYASPSNVLAAVTASFTDKRSKVVADTRTSQLVVVSTEKELNDVTNLVARLDTRTKQVLIEARLVETSMNPSTVKGIDWSGTLKGQNVSFGNNRQFGPVNSASEQAPLASDYSKVILGTMGSPATAFLNADGVNAVLSFLNNDTESKILSSPRTVTLDNDTAHIEVGTEYPIINVTAGTANTTGGSQIAYSNLTVRLDVTPRISANDFINLKVSPRVMRLDSVQKFNVGGQGFDVPIFATRTLETSVMIPSGNTLVMGGLIQDNTSTGNVKVPVLGDIPGLGLLFRQDKKSREKGNLIVFITPTIVQDEDFQPTKTTYLKTAMPNDDSGEPDWSAWDSGKPYDWSKRDGSTVK